A single genomic interval of Daucus carota subsp. sativus chromosome 1, DH1 v3.0, whole genome shotgun sequence harbors:
- the LOC108225857 gene encoding protein FAR1-RELATED SEQUENCE 5-like: MITLDLAKISDNQGSTCGDCSRVGAVDVSDVVVSDECDSSITNYTLSPGGQKYYLPSSVDLVELPFPNQVFDSLDKAFKFYKEYGRLGGFDVRKGTEKKDADGTIILKHFVCSKEGYNVANFGSEEKVGKIVKERRTGSRRCGCKAKIVVKIMSLNRYFILNFVESHNHPLASEDGRQFLRCSRDMSISLRNMVFDASKVNIGCSKAYSLVKEMAGGYSNVGATLRDFRNFSRDLKEYVGVRDGQMVIDNFKVMQETSKAFYFAYELDPDGHLIMLFWADPTGRRNFEIYGDAVSFDATFDTNKYNMIFAPFTGVDKHDRCVTFAACLLAKEDVTHFSWAFRHFVKAMGRNPVVLITDQCPAMKIAIPDCFSSENGLVASKHRLCMWHIMQKFPIKLGNRLCKETDFMEKMKAYIWSSTLEVEEFENGWKSVIKEFNLEENKWLSDMYEMRASWIPSYFRDSPMFGLLRTTSRSESENFFFGHFHRQSDTLCEFWIRFQSAMDRQRNETKRLDHESNSSSPSTLSRWYIENDAADIFTRAIFYKLQEEILASCLEMQIKKMSEDVNGVIHLEIRDVKVKDKIFKVSVSKAHAVCSCQKFVMCGIVCRHAFCGLKQIGVTKFPRSLVLNRWMKIAECGSGSDVDLVSNDYFKMERVSLKLSNIWFDFRQTVNNAGIDLEKLEYVHKAIKEINAELEKYGGDAAEFSKKDHIASILGEQPVGELNILVPNISKNKGNHFKRLISDREKALNKSKKRIRRCKECSATTHDSRTCPKKKGGIETNVC; this comes from the exons ATGATTACATTGGATTTGGCTAAAATCAGTGATAATCAAG GTTCGACTTGTGGTGATTGTTCTCGTGTGGGGGCTGTTGATGTCAGTGATGTTGTTGTTTCTGATGAATGTGATAGTTCAATAACAAACTACACGTTGTCTCCTGGTGGTCAGAAGTATTATTTACCAAGTTCTGTTGACTTAGTTGAGTTGCCGTTTCCTAATCAGGTGTTTGATAGTTTAGACAAGGCGTTTAAGTTTTATAAGGAGTATGGAAGGTTGGGAGGTTTTGATGTAAGAAAGGGAACGGAGAAAAAGGATGCTGATGGGACGATTATTTTGAAACACTTTGTTTGCAGTAAAGAAGGTTATAATGTAGCTAATTTTGGCAGTGAAGAAAAGGTTGGTAAAATTGTTAAGGAAAGGCGTACGGGGTCTCGTAGATGTGGATGCAAAGCGAAAATAGTTGTCAAGATTATGAGTCTTAATAGGtattttatattgaattttgTTGAGTCGCATAATCATCCTTTAGCTAGTGAAGACGGTCGGCAGTTTTTGAGATGTAGTAGAGATATGAGTATTAGTTTGCGGAATATGGTTTTTGATGCTAGTAAGGTTAACATTGGATGCAGCAAGGCTTATAGTTTGGTAAAGGAAATGGCTGGTGGTTATAGTAATGTAGGTGCAACCTTACGTGATTTTAGAAATTTCAGTCGTGATTTGAAAGAATATGTTGGTGTAAGAGATGGTCAGATGGTAATAGACAACTTCAAGGTTATGCAGGAGACTTCGAAAGCTTTTTATTTTGCTTATGAATTGGATCCAGATGGACATTTAATCATGCTGTTTTGGGCTGATCCAACTGGTAGAcggaattttgaaatatatggaGATGCCGTGTCCTTTGATGCCACATTTGATACGAACAA gtataatatgatttttgcgCCGTTTACCGGTGTTGATAAACATGATCGATGTGTTACATTTGCTGCTTGTCTTTTAGCAAAGGAGGATGTTACTCATTTTAGCTGGGCATTTAGGCATTTTGTGAAGGCAATGGGACGTAATCCAGTTGTTTTGATTACTGATCAGTGCCCTGCGATGAAGATAGCTATCCCTGATTGTTTTTCTTCTGAAAATGGATTAGTTGCTAGCAAGCATCGTCTATGTATGTGGCATATTATGCAAAAATTTCCAATTAAG CTTGGTAACCGTTTGTGCAAGGAGACTGATTTTATGGAGAAAATGAAGGCTTATATTTGGTCATCAACATTGGAGGttgaagaatttgaaaatgGCTGGAAATCTGTTATTAAAGAGTTTAATCTTGAGGAAAACAAGTGGCTATCTGATATGTATGAGATGAGGGCATCATGGATCCCTTCATATTTTAGGGACAGTCCAATGTTTGGTTTGTTGAGAACAACAAGTAGGTCTGAAAgtgaaaactttttttttggcCATTTTCATAGACAGAGTGATACATTGTGCGAGTTTTGGATACGGTTTCAGAGTGCTATGGATAGGCAACGGAATGAAACAAAGAGACTAGACCACGAGTCGAATTCTAGCAGTCCATCAACGTTGTCAAGATGGTATATTGAAAATGATGCTGCTGACATCTTTACGCGTGCAATTTTTTACAAGCTTCAGGAAGAAATTTTAGCATCGTGCTTGGAAATGCAGATTAAGAAGATGAGTGAAGATGTTAATGGAGTCATTCATCTTGAAATTAGAGATGTGAAGGTTAAGGACAAAATTTTTAAG GTTTCCGTTAGTAAAGCTCATGCTGTATGTTCATGTCAGAAATTTGTTATGTGTGGAATAGTATGTAGGCATGCATTCTGTGGCTTGAAGCAAATAGGCGTTACAAAATTTCCTAGAAGCCTCGTGCTTAACAGATGGATGAAAATCGCTGAGTGTGGCAGTGGATCAGATGTTGATCTGGTATCTAATGACTATTTCAAGATGGAGAGAGTGTCTTTAAAGTTGTCAAATATATGGTTTGATTTTCGTCAAACGGTTAACAATGCTGGTATTGATTTAGAGAAACTTGAATATGTGCACAAAGCTATAAAGGAAATAAATGCTGAGCTTGAAAAATATGGGGGTGATGCTGCTGAGTTTAGTAAGAAAGATCATATTGCATCTATTCTTGGTGAACAGCCAGTTGGAGAACTTAATATTCTTGTACCAAACATTTCAAAGAACAAAGGTAATCATTTCAAGAGGTTGATCAGTGACCGGGAGAAAGCATTGAATAAATCGAAGAAAAGGATTAGAAGATGCAAAGAATGCTCTGCGACGACTCATGATTCTAGAACTTGTCCAAAGAAAAAAGGAGGAATAGAAACAAATGTGTGTTAA
- the LOC108215310 gene encoding carotenoid cleavage dioxygenase 8 homolog B, chloroplastic encodes MASLALSASGVNLNKAVSGKFDDFRGGFSFSFGSVTTNDSSFAKKRNTAIVSIATQPPPGVVGNPRTGKNDETKKLAAWTSVKQERWEGELTVEGELPLWLNGTYLRNGPGLWHVGDYNFRHLFDGYATLVRLRFENGHLVMGHRQLESDAYIAAKKNNKLCYREFSEVPKQDNFLAYIGELANLFSGASLTDNANTGVVHLGDGRVVCLTETQKGSIIIDPDTLDTLGKFEYSDTLGGLIHSAHPIVTDSEFLTLLPDLINPGYLVVRMEPGTNERKVIGRVDCRNGPAPGWVHSFPVTEHYVVVPEMPLRYCAQNLLKAEPTPLYKFEWHPESKAFVHVMCKASGKVVASVEVPLFVTFHFINAYEQTDEDGRVIGVVADCCEHSADTTILDKLRLNSLRSYSGEEDVLPDARVGRFVIPFDGSPNGKLEAALNPDEHGRGMDMCSINPDFLGKPYRYAYACGAVRPCNFPNTLTKLDLVDKKAKNWYDEGAVPSEPFFVARPGATEEDDGVVISMISDKNGEGYALVLDGKSFEEIARAKFPYGLPYGLHGCWVPKKSP; translated from the exons ATGGCTTCTCTCGCACTTTCAGCCTCGGGAGTTAATCTGAACAAGGCTGTTTCAGGTAAGTTCGATGATTTTCGAGGCGGTTTCAGTTTCAGTTTCGGTTCGGTCACTACTAACGATAGTAGTTTTGCTAAGAAACGCAACACGGCCATCGTGAGTATTGCAACGCAACCACCACCGGGAGTTGTTGGTAATCCAAGAACTGGAAAAAATGATGAGACTAAGAAGCTTGCGGCATGGACTAGTGTCAAACAAGAGCGTTGGGAGGGGGAGCTCACTGTCGAAGGCGAATTGCCCCTTTGGCTG AACGGGACGTACTTAAGGAACGGACCGGGATTATGGCACGTAGGCGACTACAACTTCCGGCACCTCTTCGACGGCTACGCCACCCTAGTCCGGCTCCGCTTCGAGAACGGACATCTCGTGATGGGGCACCGCCAGCTCGAATCCGATGCATATATAGCTGCTAAGAAGAACAACAAGCTTTGCTATCGTGAATTTTCCGAAGTTCCTAAGCAAGACAATTTCTTGGCCTACATCGGTGAATTAGCGAATTTATTCTCGGGCGCCTCCTTGACTGATAATGCAAACACCGGCGTCGTCCATTTAGGCGACGGCCGGGTCGTTTGCTTGACCGAAACGCAAAAAGGGTCGATTATTATCGATCCCGACACATTGGACACATTAGGCAAGTTTGAGTATAGTGACACTTTAGGTGGATTAATTCATTCGGCACATCCGATAGTGACAGATTCGGAATTTTTAACGTTACTGCCCGATTTGATAAATCCCGGGTATTTGGTGGTCCGGATGGAGCCGGGGACTAATGAAAGGAAAGTGATCGGTAGGGTGGATTGCAGAAACGGACCTGCTCCGGGTTGGGTTCACTCTTTTCCGGTGACCGAACATTATGTGGTTGTGCCGGAGATGCCATTGAGATATTGTGCACAAAATTTACTCAAGGCCGAGCCGACTCCGCTTTATAAGTTTGAGTGGCACCCCGAATCCAAAGCCTTTGTGCATGTTATGTGCAAAGCTAGTGGGAAAGTG GTGGCAAGTGTGGAGGTTCCGCTGTTTGTGACGTTCCACTTCATTAATGCGTATGAGCAAACAGATGAAGATGGAAGGGTGATCGGAGTTGTTGCTGATTGCTGTGAACATAGTGCCGACACCACAATTCTAGATAAGCTCAGATTGAACAGTCTCCGATCTTATTCGGGTGAAGAGGATGTCTTGCCAGATGCACG GGTTGGTAGATTTGTGATACCATTCGATGGGAGTCCAAATGGGAAGCTAGAGGCAGCATTGAATCCAGATGAACATGGAAGAGGAATGGATATGTGCAGCATTAACCCCGATTTCTTGGGCAAGCCATACCGGTATGCTTATGCTTGCGGTGCTGTGCGTCCATGCAATTTCCCCAACACCCTCACTAAG CTTGACCTGGTAGACAAGAAAGCGAAGAACTGGTACGATGAGGGTGCAGTTCCGTCTGAACCATTCTTCGTGGCACGGCCTGGTGCAACTGAGGAAGACGATG GGGTTGTGATCTCGATGATCAGTGACAAAAATGGCGAAGGCTATGCACTGGTCTTAGATGGGAAATCATTCGAAGAAATCGCAAGAGCTAAGTTTCCCTATGGTCTTCCTTATGGCCTCCATGGATGCTGGGTTCCGAAGAAATCGCCATAA